The window CATCCGCCACAAGCAATATATTGATCAGGACAGAGAAACGCATTGCCGACCCTGGTACTTTATATAAAGCCAGTGCCTGGGTAAAAACCAAAACAGGTAGTCCGGCAGGCTTCAAGCTTGAATTTTGGGATCAGAACAACATTGCTATTGGTACTAAAATAGTTTCTGTTGAACCTGCGGCAAACTGGCAGCAAGTAACAATTGAACAGAAAGCACCGGATAAAACCACCCATGTTACCGTGGCCATTTTTACCGGGCTGGTACAAACGGGGCTGTCCTTTTGGGACGATGTGGCGCTGACGTATGATGATAACTATAACCCGGTTATACAACCCGGCGTCCGCGAGCTTTTTATGGACGATTACCGCATTGCCCAAATGGTGGATATGCAACGTGTGGTAAACCAACCGGTAAAATCAAACAT of the Mucilaginibacter boryungensis genome contains:
- a CDS encoding carbohydrate binding domain-containing protein gives rise to the protein MKTNRIALLTIMLMQLLCAAKAQVFTPSNNMVANGDFMSRDPFQRPLHWVIGMGLQTATLSGAERHGANKDDQSLKVSDTSATSNILIRTEKRIADPGTLYKASAWVKTKTGSPAGFKLEFWDQNNIAIGTKIVSVEPAANWQQVTIEQKAPDKTTHVTVAIFTGLVQTGLSFWDDVALTYDDNYNPVIQPGVRELFMDDYRIAQMVDMQRVVNQPVKSNILIKATEPWEGNSTYIYGTVLHNQPQAAVTACGIAPMLKKNILCAMPPAKMG